ACGGCAATTTCCCCAACCACCATCCGGATCCCACCGAGGAGAAGAACCTCGCCGACCTGAAGATGCTGGTCGCCGACAAGGGCCTCGATTTCGGCATCGCCTTCGACGGCGACGGGGACCGGATCGGCGCGGTGGATGGCGAAGGCCGGGTGGTGTGGGGCGACCAGCTGCTCGCCATCCTCGCCGAGCCGGTGCTGCGCGAGGAGCCGGGCGCCACGATCATCGCCGACGTGAAGGCCAGCCAGGCGCTTTACGATCGCGTCGCCGAGCTTGGCGGCAAGCCGCTGATGTGGAAGACCGGCCACAGCCTCATCAAGACCAAGATGAAGGAAACCCACTCCCCGCTGGCCGGCGAGATGAGCGGCCACATCTTCTTCGCGCACGATTATTACGGCTTCGACGATGCGCTCTATGCCGCGATCCGCCTGATCCGCGCGGTACGCCTGCTGGGCGGGTCGCTGACCGACATCAAGTCGGCGATGCCGGTGATGGTCAACACGCCCGAGATGCGTTTCCAGTCCTCCGAGGACCGCAAGTTCAAGGTGGTGGAGGAGGTGCTGGACCGGCTGGCCGCCGACGGCGCCGATGTCAACCGCACCGACGGCGCGCGGGTGAACACGGCGGACGGCTGGTGGCTGCTGCGCGCCTCCAACACGCAGGACGTGCTTGTCGCCCGCGCCGAGGCGAAGGACGAGGCCGGGCTGGAGCGGCTGATGGCCCAGATCAACGACCAGCTCGCCAAGAGCGGCGTCGAGCCGGTGCTGGCCGGCGGCCACTGATCGGCCGGCCCTCTCCCGCCGGGCGGGAGGGGGCTACCGCTTGCCGAAGCCGCCCATCCTGAGCGCCCATTGCGCGCCGATCACGGCGCCCTTCGCCGGGCGGATCATCGCCACCGCGATCACGATCGCGAGCAGCGACCACGCGATCATCTGCGGCACCAGCGGAACGTCCCACGCGATGTTCACCGCCACCACGATCGGCACCAGCACGTGGCCCAGGATCAGGATCACCAGATAGGCCGGGAAATCGTCGGCGCGCTGATGGCTCCAGTCCTGCCCGCAGGCGGGGCAGTGCGGCACCGTCCGCAGACCGCGCGCGAAGAGATGCGCCTGCCCGCACGATGGGCAGCGATCGGCCATGCCGGCCAGCACCGCCTTCTTCCAGTCGCGCCTGTCGAGCAATTCGGTGTCGGTCATGGTCGACCCTCTATCGTGCTGGCGATCCGCCGACCCGACAGATAGGCTTTCTTCGACGATTTGGGAGGGGCCGATGAAAACCGAACGGATGACTGCCTTCACCGATGGAGTGGTCGCGATCATCATCACCATCATGGTGCTGGAACTGAAGGTGCCGGAAAGCGGGGAGCCGCGGGCGCTGCTGGCCGCCATGCCGATCCTCGCCGCCTATGTGCTGAGCTACATCAACGTCGGGCTCTACTGGAACAACCACCACCACCTGCTGCAATCGGCCGAGCATACCGACGGGCGCGCCCTGTGGGCGAACCTGACCTTCCTCTTCTGGCTGAGCCTCGTGCCCTTCGTGATCCGCTGGATCGACGAGGCCGGGTTCGTGGCCATGCCGGTGGCCGCTTATGGCGTCGTCCTCGGCATGGCGGGGGCCAGCTATCTCTGGCTGCAGCACCAGATCATGTGCGTGAACGGCGGCCGTTCCTCGGCGCTGGCGGAGGCGCTCGGTCGCGACTGGAAGGGGCGGCTGTCGATCGCGGGCTATCTGCTGGCGATACCGCTTTCCTTCGTGGAGCCGTTGATCGCGATCGCCATCTACGTCCTGATCTCGATCGTCTGGCTGGTGCCCGACCGGCGGATCGAGCGCCGGCTGCGCTGACGATCAGAAGAAACGGGTGTCGGGCGTGTCGAAGCGCGGCGGGCCGGCCGGAATGGTGCCGCGCAGGCCGTAGACCGCGTAACCGTGTCCGACGTCGCCATAGAGATAGAGCAGACGGTAATCCGTCTTGAGAATGCGGTAGATCACGGCCCGCGATGCGGGATTCTCGCCGTCATAGGCCGGCTCCATGGTCATCACCCGCTCGGGCCGGAGCGCCATCACCCGCGCGACTTCCGCCGCCTCGTCGATGCCCGTCGCGCCCAGCTCGTTCAGCGACTGGAGATGCGCCGAAAAGACATGGTTCGTCAGGAAGCAGGAGTTGGTGGCGTCGTAGAAGGCCGGCATTCCGTCATAGACGAAGAAGCAGCCCCTGGCGCCGCGCGTCGCCTCCACCGCGTGCGCCAGCGTCGTGGCGGTACCCCGCGTGATGGTGTGGCGCCACAGCACGCGCTGGCCCCACACGCCGCTGCAGAAAAGCAGGGTCGCGATCCAGATGCGCCCGGCCCGGCGATTGGCGAGCGGCGTGGCGATCACCGCGAAGGGCGGAAAGAGCGGGAGCGCATAATGGTTGAACCAGCTTCCGAACAGCACCACGCCGAGCAGCGCGGACGCCGCCCACCCATCGAGGAAGCGGAGATCGCCGCGCACGGACAGGTCGGCGGGGCTGCATCCCAGCCAGCGGCGCAGCGGCACGCTGGCCACCAGCGGCACCGTCAGCATCGCCATCACCTCGATCCGCATCCGGACCATGTCCGGCTGTTCGGACTTGCGCGCCAGGATCGAGGTTGCGTTGGCGTACCACCAGTCGCCGAAATGCCCCATGGCGGCATAAGCGGCGGCGGCGGCGGCGGTCGGCGCCAGCGCGCAGCCGATCCAGATCGCCGCGTCGATCGCCAGCTTCGGGATGGGCCTGCCGCCGCGCCAGGCGAGCCACAGCAGGACAATCCCGGCGAAGACCCCCTCGAACACCGCGCTGTATTTGATCTGCAGCGCGATGCCGAACAGCAGCATGGCCGCGGCGCCCGTCGCGCGCAGGTCTCCGCCATTGGTCGCGGCTTCGTGCCGCCGGAACAGGATCAGCGCGATCGCGCCCGCCACCGGCAGATTGTAGAAAACCGGAGCCTGCCCGCCTTCTCCCCCGGCGAGGTTCAGGCAAAGAACGTAGAGAATCGCGCCGGCGAGCGCTGCGCCTGCGGGCGCTATGCGTCGCCCCATCGCGAACAGGATCAGGCCGGTCAGCCAGACGCAGAGGAGCGCCCCCATCTGATAGGCGATCGCGCCGTTCCCGCCGATCGCGCGAAGGCCGGCGAACAGCAGGAAAAGGCCGATCGGCTTGCGGTCCCATATGTCGATATAAGGGATGGCGCCGTGCAGCATCCGGCCACCGACGAGCCAGTAGAACTGCTCGTCGATGTGGATGACCGGGTTTCCGAATGTCCGCCAGCGCGCGACGATCGCCACCAGCAGGATGGCGATCGCCGCATGTCCCAGCCCGATGGTGCGGGTCGGGCGGCGAACGGCCGCTTCCGCAGGGGCGCCGATCGGCGCCGTCAACGCCGTCGCCACGTCACCAGCATCGAGGCCGCGAAATTCCAGACCGAGCCGACCGCGGCACCCGCCACGCCGGCCGCCCACCAGCCATGGTGTTCGGCGAACAGGACGACGCCCGTACCGATATTGGCCAGCGCGCCGAGACCGCACACCGCATAGAAACTCGCCAGCCCGGCCAGCATCCGCAGCCCCTTTAGCCGGCGATCGCGGAAGGTGATGCTGTTGTTGACGAGGAAGTTGAAGGCGATGGCGGCCAGCACGGCGACCGTCTGCGCGGCGCCGAACGACAGCCCGCCCCAGCCCAGCGCGGCCTTGAGCACCGCGAGATGCACGCCGAGGCCGAGCGTGCCGACGATCGCGAACATCACCGGGCGCGGCGGCACGTAGCGGCGGATCAGCCGGTCGGCGATCGTCACCAGATAATCGAGCGCCACGCCCGCGCCGAGCTTGCTCTCGCCCGCCGTCCGCGTGCGGAACTCGAAAGGCAATTCCACGGCGCGTAGTGGCTCCGGGCTGGAAGTCAGCAGGTCGAACAGGATCTTGAAGCCGCGACCGGAGAGGCGTGGCAGCAGCGCCTCCACCTTGTCGCGACGCACCGCGAAGAAGCCGCTCATCGGGTCGCTCACCGGTGACTGCAGCACCAGCCGCGACAGGTTGGTCGCCGCCCGGCTGCATTTCAGGCGGAAGCTGTCCCAGTTGCCGGTCGATCCGTTCTGGCAATAGCGCGATCCGATCGCGACGTCGGCCGATCCGCCGCGCACCATCGAGAAGAGGCGTGGCAGCAGTCTCTCGTCATGCTGGCCGTCGCCGTCGATCACCGCCACCACCGGCGCCATCGTGGCCATCATGCCCTCGATCACCGCAGAGGCGAGGCCGTTGCGCCCGAATCGGCGCAACACGCGGATGTCTGAACGCCCCTTCGCCAGTTCCCCGATCCGTTCGGCGGTGCCGTCGCGGGACCAGTCGTCGACGAAGATCACCTCGCTGCGGATTCCGGCGAGCGCCGTGTCCAGCCCATCGATGATCCGCTCGACATTGTCGGCTTCGTTATAGGTGGGGACGATGACAGCGAACTCATAACCGCCTGTGGAGGGCGCCGCCAAAGGCGTCCTGCCTGATATCGCGACGGTGGCAATCGACATACGCTCGTACCCCGGCAAGGGGCATACACGCCCCGGAACTGGCTTCCGTCAGGGCCGTCACGCGGTGAACCCGACATGAAGCAAGACGACGTCATCGCAGGCCAGCCTTGATCCGCACGGGGATTGCGGTGCGCTGCAGTATCTGCGGGACGGACGGGGCTCAGTCGTCTTCGTCTTCGTATCCGACGAGCGCCAGCGCCTTCGCCCGAATCTGGCGGGTCATGCACCAGTGCACGAGCGCGTCTTCGCGCCCGTGGGTGACCCAAAGTTCCTGCGGCGCGAGTTCTTGCACCGTCGATGTGAGTTCATCCCAGTCGGCATGATCCGAGACGACCAGCGGCAGTTCGACATTCCTCTGCCGCGCGCGCTGGCGCACCCGCATCCAGCCGGACGCCATGGCGGTGATCGGATCGGGAAGGCGGCGGGACCAGCGATCGTTGAGCGCGCCGGGCGGGCACATCACGATCGTGCCGCGCAGTTGCTCCTTGGACGCGGCGGTCGCCGACACCAGTTCGCCGAGATCGACGCCCAGTTCCTGATAGAGCGAGCACAGCCGTTCCATGGCGCCATGGATGTAGATCGGGTCATGATGCCCGCGCAGGCGCAGTTCCGCGATCAGCCGCTGCGCCTTGCCCAGCGCATAGGCACCGACCAGCACGCAGCGATCGGGGTTGGCGTGCAGCGCCTCCAGCAACCGATCGACCTCCGCCCCGGTATCGGGATGGCGGAAGACCGGCAGGCCGAAAGTGGCCTCGGTGATGAAGATGTCGCACGGGACCGGCTCGAACGGGACGCACGTGGGATCGGGCCGTCGCTTATAGTCGCCTGAGACGACTATTCGTTCGCCCTTATGCTCCAGAACGATCTGCGACGAACCCAGCACATGCCCCGCCGGCACGAAGTGTGCGGTCACGTCGCCCAGGACGACCGTCTCGCCATAGGCCACGCCCTGCCCCGATTGCGGGCCGTATCGTGTCGCCATGATCGCCAGCGTCTCTGGCGTCGCCAGCACCGCTCCGTGGCCGCCCCGCGCATGGTCCGCGTGCCCGTGGGTGACGAGCGCGCGCGGCACCGGCTGCGAAGGATCGATCCACGCATCGGCGGCGGGCACGTAGATGCCTTGCGGATGCGGTTCGATCCAGGAGCCGAGGCGGGCCATTCCTGTTAGATGGATGGCGCGCGCGTCGGTTCCATCACCGCAGCTTGGCGATCTTCAAACCGTCCTGCTTGGCGCGCGCCTGCACCGATTCCTCGCTGCGGGTGAGTGCCTTGCCGATCGCCTTGAGCGCCATGCCCTTGGCGGCGAGGCGGTGGAGTTTCTGGACCTCGTCGGTGGTCCAGGGTTGTTTGTGGCGGACGAAACCCTCGGCCATCGGGCGATCTCCTTTGGTGTCCGCTCTAGCGGTTCGACCGGACGCTGGCGAGGGCTGGCGGAGAAGCGGCCAAGTCCCGATAATCGTGAACGAATGTCCGATCTTCCTCCGATTCTCGGCGACTGGTTCGCATCGCGCGGCTGGCGGCCCCGCCGACACCAGCTGGCGATGCTGGACGCGGCGCGGGCGGGAAAGAGCGCGCTGCTCGTCGCCCCCACCGGCGCGGGCAAGACGCTGGCGGGATTCCTGCCGAGCCTCGTCGAACTGATCGAGACTCCGAGCGAGGGGCTGCACACCCTTTACGTCTCGCCGCTCAAGGCGCTGGCGGTGGACATCCAGCGCAACCTGCTGGGGCCGATCGAGGAGATGGGACTGGATATCCGAGTGGAGACTCGCACCGGCGACACTCCGTCCGATCGCAAGGCGCGCCAACGGGTGAAGCCGCCGCAGATGCTGCTAACGACGCCCGAGTCGCTCAG
The nucleotide sequence above comes from Sphingomonas oryzagri. Encoded proteins:
- a CDS encoding DUF983 domain-containing protein, whose product is MTDTELLDRRDWKKAVLAGMADRCPSCGQAHLFARGLRTVPHCPACGQDWSHQRADDFPAYLVILILGHVLVPIVVAVNIAWDVPLVPQMIAWSLLAIVIAVAMIRPAKGAVIGAQWALRMGGFGKR
- a CDS encoding ligase-associated DNA damage response exonuclease yields the protein MARLGSWIEPHPQGIYVPAADAWIDPSQPVPRALVTHGHADHARGGHGAVLATPETLAIMATRYGPQSGQGVAYGETVVLGDVTAHFVPAGHVLGSSQIVLEHKGERIVVSGDYKRRPDPTCVPFEPVPCDIFITEATFGLPVFRHPDTGAEVDRLLEALHANPDRCVLVGAYALGKAQRLIAELRLRGHHDPIYIHGAMERLCSLYQELGVDLGELVSATAASKEQLRGTIVMCPPGALNDRWSRRLPDPITAMASGWMRVRQRARQRNVELPLVVSDHADWDELTSTVQELAPQELWVTHGREDALVHWCMTRQIRAKALALVGYEDEDD
- a CDS encoding TMEM175 family protein, whose product is MKTERMTAFTDGVVAIIITIMVLELKVPESGEPRALLAAMPILAAYVLSYINVGLYWNNHHHLLQSAEHTDGRALWANLTFLFWLSLVPFVIRWIDEAGFVAMPVAAYGVVLGMAGASYLWLQHQIMCVNGGRSSALAEALGRDWKGRLSIAGYLLAIPLSFVEPLIAIAIYVLISIVWLVPDRRIERRLR
- a CDS encoding glycosyltransferase family 2 protein, whose translation is MAAPSTGGYEFAVIVPTYNEADNVERIIDGLDTALAGIRSEVIFVDDWSRDGTAERIGELAKGRSDIRVLRRFGRNGLASAVIEGMMATMAPVVAVIDGDGQHDERLLPRLFSMVRGGSADVAIGSRYCQNGSTGNWDSFRLKCSRAATNLSRLVLQSPVSDPMSGFFAVRRDKVEALLPRLSGRGFKILFDLLTSSPEPLRAVELPFEFRTRTAGESKLGAGVALDYLVTIADRLIRRYVPPRPVMFAIVGTLGLGVHLAVLKAALGWGGLSFGAAQTVAVLAAIAFNFLVNNSITFRDRRLKGLRMLAGLASFYAVCGLGALANIGTGVVLFAEHHGWWAAGVAGAAVGSVWNFAASMLVTWRRR
- the pgmG gene encoding phosphoglucomutase/phosphomannomutase PgmG encodes the protein MTHRFDPTSLREYDIRGIVGKTLGPADATAIGRGFGTRIRRAGGTRVAVGYDGRTHSPLLEAALVDGLTKSGVDVVRIGLGPTPMLYYAEATLEVDGGVQITGSHNPGDYNGFKMVLQHKPFFGADIQNLGKLAAEGDWEEGQGSISNYEIMEDYVARLMVGYAGGAFRIGWDAGNGAAGPIVDRLVKLLPGEHHTLYTEVDGNFPNHHPDPTEEKNLADLKMLVADKGLDFGIAFDGDGDRIGAVDGEGRVVWGDQLLAILAEPVLREEPGATIIADVKASQALYDRVAELGGKPLMWKTGHSLIKTKMKETHSPLAGEMSGHIFFAHDYYGFDDALYAAIRLIRAVRLLGGSLTDIKSAMPVMVNTPEMRFQSSEDRKFKVVEEVLDRLAADGADVNRTDGARVNTADGWWLLRASNTQDVLVARAEAKDEAGLERLMAQINDQLAKSGVEPVLAGGH